The following are encoded in a window of Carya illinoinensis cultivar Pawnee chromosome 15, C.illinoinensisPawnee_v1, whole genome shotgun sequence genomic DNA:
- the LOC122296307 gene encoding galactose mutarotase produces MADPNSKPELFELNNGTMIVLITNLGCTITSLSVPGKDGKLADVVLGFDSLEPYLKGAAPYFGCIVGRVANRIKDGKFTLNGVEFSLPINKPPNCLHGGHKGFDKRVWDLVEHKKSKNPSVTFKYHAHDGEEGYPGDVSVTATYTLTSSTTLRLDMEAVPENKPTPISLAQHTYWNLAGHNSGNVLDHTIQIWANHITPVDQNTIPTGEIMPVKGTPFDFTSEKRVGESIHEVGIGYDHNYVLDNGEEKSGLKHAAKVKDPSSSRVLNLWSNAPGMQFYTGNYVNGVVGKGGAVYGKHAGLCLETQGFPNAINQSNFPSVVVQPGEKYKHTMLFEFSVE; encoded by the exons ATGGCAGATCCAAACTCGAAGCCAGAGCTCTTCGAACTCAACAATGGAACAATGATTGTCCTCATTACCAACCTGGGCTGCACCATCACTTCCTTGTCTGTACCTGGCAAAGACG GGAAATTGGCTGATGTTGTTCTAGGATTCGACTCTCTTGAACCATATCTG AAAGGTGCTGCACCCTATTTCGGTTGCATTGTGGGTCGGGTCGCTAACAGAATCAAAGATGGAAAATTTACACTTAATGGGGTTGAATTCTCTTTGCCCATCAACAAGCCTCCAAACTGTCTTCATG gTGGGCACAAGGGGTTTGATAAAAGGGTGTGGGATCTAGTCGAACATAAAAAAAGCAAGAACCCTTCAGTGACTTTCAAATATCACGCCCATGATGGGGAGGAAG GTTACCCAGGTGATGTCTCTGTGACTGCAACCTACACACTTACTTCAAGCACAACATTGAGGCTTGACATGGAAGCTGTGCCAGAGAACAAGCCAACTCCAATAAGCTTAGCTCAACACACTTACTGGAACTTAGCTGGCCACAACTCCGGGAATGTACTTGACCACACAATTCAGATTTGGGCGAACCATATTACTCCTGTGGATCAGAACACAATCCCTACTGGTGAGATCATGCCAGTGAAAGGCACCCCCTTTGATTTCACCTCTGAAAAGAGGGTAGGCGAGTCAATCCATGAGGTTGGTATAGGGTATGACCACAACTATGTGCTAGACAATGGGGAAGAGAAATCAGGTTTGAAACATGCCGCCAAAGTGAAGGACCCGTCGAGCTCTAGGGTCCTTAACCTGTGGAGCAACGCTCCCGGGATGCAGTTTTATACAGGAAATTACGTGAATGGAGTCGTGGGTAAAGGAGGTGCTGTTTATGGAAAGCATGCCGGGCTATGTTTGGAGACTCAGGGATTCCCAAATGCCATAAACCAATCGAACTTCCCATCTGTTGTTGTTCAACCTGGTGAGAAGTATAAACACAcaatgttgtttgagttttcaGTTGAGTGA
- the LOC122296306 gene encoding vacuolar protein sorting-associated protein 26C, translating to MTELKSQILPGFTSLPTPPFPPPLSMSIELRLSRASRIYRPSEPLEGKIIVKSPSSISHYGIRLTLNGSVNLQVRGGSAGVIESFYGVVKPIPILKKSVEVRPSGKIGPGTAEIPFSMILRQPGEDNLERFYETFHGANISIQYLVSVDIMRGYLHKTISTTVEFIVESDAADLFERPVSPEMVIFYITQDTQRHPLLAELKSGGFRVTGKMSTQFSLSDPITGELTVEASALPICSIDIHLLRVESVLLGERIVTETSLIQTTQIADGDVCHNMTLPIYVILPRLLTCPTILAGPFSIEFKACIVISFQSELSKLHSKSDPTSPRLWIAMETLPLELVRTR from the exons ATGACCGAACTTAAAAGCCAAATCCTACCTGGTTTTACATCACTGCCCACACCTCCCTT ccccccccccctttcaaTGTCTATAGAGCTCAGACTTTCCCGTGCCAGTCGTATCTATCGCCCTtct GAACCTCTGGAGGGCAAGATCATTGTGAAATCTCCTTCTTCGATTTCTCACTATGGAATTCGCCTTACTCTCAACGGATCCGTCAACTTGCAG GTTCGTGGTGGATCGGCTGGAGTTATCGAGTCCTTTTATGGGGTTGTCAAGCCCATCCCCATTTT GAAAAAGAGCGTAGAGGTTAGACCTTCTGGAAAGATTGGTCCGGGTACAGCAGAG ATACCATTTTCCATGATTCTGAGACAGCCAGGAGAAGACAACTTAGAAAGATTTTATGAAACCTTCCATGGAGCCAACATCAGCATACAG TATTTAGTTTCTGTAGATATAATGAGAGGTTATCTTCACAAAACAATATCTACAACAGTGGAGTTCATAGTTGAAAGTGATGCAG CTGATCTTTTTGAGCGGCCAGTTTCTCCTGAGATGGTTATCTTTTATATCACTCAAGACACACAAAGACACCCGCTGCTTGCCGAACTAAAATCAG GTGGATTCCGGGTGACAGGAAAGATGTCCACTCAATTTTCTTTGTCAGATCCAATCACTGGTGAACTAACTGTAGAAGCATCCGCACTTCCCATTTGCTCCATTGACATTCACTTGCTTCGAGTAGAGTCAGTTCTTCTTGGGGAGAGAATTGTTACTGAAACCTCTCTGATTCAGACTACACAG ATTGCAGATGGAGATGTGTGTCACAATATGACTTTGCCTATCTATGTAATACTTCCGCGTCTTTTGACTTGTCCAACAATCTTAGCCGG TCCATTTTCAATTGAATTCAAAGCTTGCATAGTCATAAGCTTTCAATCAGAGCTATCAAAATTACATTCAAAATCTGATCCCACAAGCCCTAGACTTTGG ATAGCGATGGAAACTTTGCCACTTGAATTGGTTCGAACAAGATAG